The Microbacterium sp. SORGH_AS_0862 genome has a segment encoding these proteins:
- a CDS encoding tRNA-dihydrouridine synthase encodes MHPFYDPTLTYEQNYARGPFGAFAEPEPEPDAVAPRVGTRFLGRPVGIPFGIPAGPLLNARFVAAAFAHGYDLAVYKTVRTRAHPSNPFPNVLAVHVDGDLTPDADAVCADGDFTPPLSISNSFGVPSRDPDVWQPDMAAAVAAAGDGQLLIGSFQGTRGSSGDLALVADHLRAARLVVETGAPVLELNLSCPNEDAASLLCFDIPRVRRILAVVKDEIGDVPLLVKLAYFDTDAALERFVDATAEFVAGYAAVNTIPARLVTASGAPVLGAGRESAGVCGAAIRWAGLEMTRRLARIRALRDADFAIVGTGGVASAADYLAYREAGADAVMSATGAMWRPRLAREVARVASAG; translated from the coding sequence GTGCACCCCTTCTACGATCCGACCCTGACCTACGAGCAGAACTACGCGCGCGGGCCGTTCGGCGCATTCGCCGAGCCCGAGCCCGAGCCGGATGCTGTCGCCCCTCGCGTCGGAACCCGCTTCCTCGGCCGGCCGGTCGGCATCCCGTTCGGCATCCCCGCGGGGCCGCTGCTGAATGCACGCTTCGTGGCGGCCGCCTTCGCGCACGGCTACGACCTCGCCGTGTACAAGACCGTGCGCACGCGCGCGCACCCGAGCAACCCGTTTCCGAACGTGCTCGCGGTGCACGTCGACGGCGACCTGACCCCGGATGCCGATGCCGTGTGCGCGGACGGCGACTTCACCCCGCCGCTGTCGATCAGCAACTCGTTCGGCGTGCCCTCGCGTGACCCCGACGTCTGGCAGCCCGACATGGCCGCCGCGGTCGCCGCCGCGGGGGACGGGCAGCTGCTCATCGGCAGCTTCCAGGGAACCCGAGGCTCCAGCGGCGATCTGGCGCTCGTGGCCGATCACCTCCGTGCCGCCCGGCTCGTGGTCGAGACCGGCGCACCGGTGCTCGAGCTCAACCTGTCGTGCCCGAACGAGGATGCCGCATCCCTGCTCTGCTTCGACATCCCGCGCGTGCGCCGCATCCTCGCCGTCGTGAAGGACGAGATCGGCGACGTCCCCCTGCTCGTCAAGCTTGCGTACTTCGACACGGATGCGGCCCTCGAACGGTTCGTCGACGCGACCGCGGAGTTCGTGGCGGGCTACGCGGCGGTCAACACGATCCCCGCCCGGCTGGTGACCGCATCCGGGGCACCCGTGCTCGGCGCCGGACGCGAGAGCGCGGGCGTGTGTGGCGCCGCCATCCGGTGGGCGGGGCTCGAGATGACCCGCCGGCTCGCCCGCATCCGCGCGCTCCGCGACGCCGACTTCGCGATCGTGGGCACCGGTGGCGTGGCGAGCGCGGCGGACTACCTGGCCTACCGCGAAGCGGGAGCGGATGCGGTGATGAGCGCCACGGGAGCGATGTGGCGCCCGCGCCTCGCGCGAGAGGTGGCGCGGGTCGCCTCGGCGGGCTGA
- a CDS encoding VOC family protein gives MTITTTTHLNFRGAAREALEFYQSVFGGHLIVATYEDMRMPADAPGADRVVFGQLESADGFRVMAYDIPGQDAGAADAGTTSRANGVTLTDRTFFQSVRGQSLEEMTVIWERLAEGADIIEPLAASAWSPGFGMLTDRFGVTWVVDVQAAYAG, from the coding sequence ATGACGATCACGACCACCACCCACCTCAACTTCCGCGGCGCCGCACGCGAGGCGCTCGAGTTCTATCAGTCCGTCTTCGGCGGCCACCTCATCGTCGCCACCTACGAGGACATGCGCATGCCCGCCGACGCGCCCGGTGCCGACCGCGTCGTCTTCGGCCAGCTCGAGAGCGCCGACGGATTCCGCGTCATGGCCTACGACATCCCCGGGCAGGATGCGGGCGCCGCGGATGCCGGAACGACCAGCCGCGCGAACGGCGTGACCCTGACCGACCGCACGTTCTTCCAGTCCGTGCGCGGCCAGTCGCTCGAGGAGATGACGGTGATCTGGGAGCGTCTCGCGGAGGGCGCCGACATCATCGAGCCGCTCGCCGCCTCCGCGTGGAGCCCCGGCTTCGGCATGCTCACCGACCGCTTCGGCGTGACGTGGGTCGTCGACGTGCAGGCGGCCTACGCCGGCTGA
- a CDS encoding nuclear transport factor 2 family protein: MADSDERFAVIQAAETALLSSAIRGDQDAAAGLLHPDFTEIGRSGRRWTHAEILDALADEPWRDAPSTDEWWLVDVAPDTVLVTYRLRAATTVSRHSSLWVVSDGMPRMLFHQGTLVPDD, encoded by the coding sequence ATGGCGGATTCGGACGAACGCTTTGCGGTGATCCAAGCCGCGGAGACAGCCCTGCTCTCGAGCGCGATCCGTGGCGACCAGGATGCGGCGGCGGGACTGCTGCATCCCGACTTCACCGAGATCGGACGCTCCGGACGCCGTTGGACGCATGCCGAGATCCTCGACGCGCTCGCCGACGAACCATGGCGGGACGCCCCGTCGACCGACGAGTGGTGGTTGGTGGACGTCGCGCCCGACACGGTTCTCGTGACGTACCGCCTGCGCGCGGCGACGACCGTCAGCCGGCACTCGTCGCTGTGGGTCGTGTCGGACGGGATGCCGCGCATGCTCTTCCATCAGGGCACCCTCGTACCGGACGACTGA
- a CDS encoding GyrI-like domain-containing protein, giving the protein MRYDLKRDLGALYKPPSGRFVRVDVPEMQYLAIDGHGDPNTEPAYRAAVEALYVSGYQARSAFKTRTGSDFVVGPLEGLWSSDDPTTFVQGRKSDWDWTMLIPLPAPVSAEDVAAGLAAASAKKPGAPIAQVSHLTMTEGLCLQTLHVGFYDDEAPVLAHLHDELMPELGFTWNGRHHEIYLGDPRRAAPAKLRTILRQPVIPA; this is encoded by the coding sequence ATGCGGTACGACCTCAAGCGAGATCTCGGGGCGTTGTACAAGCCTCCGTCCGGTCGGTTCGTCCGGGTCGACGTGCCCGAGATGCAGTACCTCGCGATCGACGGGCACGGCGACCCGAACACCGAACCGGCGTACCGGGCCGCGGTCGAGGCGCTGTACGTGTCGGGCTATCAGGCCCGCAGCGCGTTCAAGACACGCACCGGTTCAGACTTCGTCGTGGGGCCCCTCGAAGGACTGTGGTCGAGCGACGACCCCACCACTTTCGTGCAGGGCAGGAAGAGCGACTGGGACTGGACCATGCTGATCCCGCTGCCCGCCCCGGTGAGTGCGGAGGACGTCGCGGCGGGGCTCGCCGCCGCATCCGCGAAGAAGCCCGGCGCACCGATCGCGCAGGTGTCGCACCTCACGATGACCGAGGGGCTCTGTCTGCAGACCCTGCACGTCGGCTTCTACGACGACGAAGCGCCGGTACTGGCGCACCTCCACGACGAGCTCATGCCGGAGCTCGGTTTCACGTGGAACGGCCGGCACCACGAGATCTACCTGGGGGATCCGCGGCGTGCAGCGCCCGCAAAGCTGCGGACCATTCTGCGCCAGCCGGTCATCCCAGCCTGA
- a CDS encoding YafY family protein, with the protein MSATSSRMLSLLSLLQARRDWPGGVLAERLGVTPRTVRRDIERLRALGYVIDAAKGPDGGYRLAAGSELPPLLFDDEQAVAIAVALQSAPATGVDVAEAAARALATVRQVMPSRLRHRIEGIRFTDAAGSDTVDPAVLEAASAATENRRVLRFDYRDDLSRHAEPHAVIARGGRWYLVAWDLDAADWRIFRLDRMVPRIPLGAPFAPRPIPHGDAVAFLSARMKGSDSPETWPVYGEVLLELPLRAATPWLGDAEGVAVSEATCRIRVGSWSWAGVLSWILRFDAPFTVLAPPEFAAAARSLSERVADAVPAGR; encoded by the coding sequence ATGTCCGCGACGTCCTCCCGCATGTTGTCGCTGCTGTCGCTGCTGCAGGCGCGGCGCGACTGGCCCGGCGGAGTGCTCGCCGAGCGCCTGGGCGTGACGCCGCGCACCGTGCGGCGCGACATCGAGCGCTTGCGGGCGCTGGGATACGTGATCGACGCGGCGAAAGGTCCGGACGGCGGGTACCGACTCGCCGCGGGATCCGAGCTGCCGCCGCTGCTCTTCGACGACGAGCAGGCAGTCGCCATCGCCGTCGCCCTGCAGAGCGCTCCCGCGACGGGTGTCGATGTGGCCGAGGCCGCCGCGCGCGCCCTCGCCACCGTGCGGCAGGTCATGCCGTCCCGGCTCCGGCACCGCATCGAGGGCATCCGCTTCACCGACGCCGCAGGCTCGGACACCGTCGACCCTGCCGTACTGGAGGCGGCGAGCGCCGCGACCGAGAACCGCCGCGTCCTGCGTTTCGACTACCGCGACGACCTATCCCGCCACGCCGAGCCGCATGCCGTCATCGCCCGCGGCGGTCGGTGGTACCTGGTCGCGTGGGATCTCGACGCCGCGGACTGGCGCATCTTCCGGCTCGACCGGATGGTGCCCCGCATCCCACTCGGAGCGCCGTTCGCACCGCGGCCGATTCCCCACGGCGATGCCGTGGCGTTCCTCTCGGCGCGGATGAAGGGTTCCGACAGCCCGGAGACGTGGCCCGTCTACGGCGAGGTCCTGCTGGAGCTGCCACTTCGCGCTGCCACGCCGTGGCTCGGGGACGCGGAGGGAGTCGCCGTCTCCGAGGCGACGTGCCGCATCCGCGTCGGGTCGTGGTCGTGGGCCGGGGTACTGTCGTGGATCCTGCGCTTCGATGCGCCGTTCACCGTGCTGGCTCCGCCGGAGTTCGCCGCCGCGGCGCGCTCACTCTCCGAACGGGTCGCGGATGCGGTGCCCGCCGGTCGTTGA
- a CDS encoding alpha/beta hydrolase: MSLLMTLTSGLLWLTAGKTRRDFSGSTYLQAVDPGRAPAPVPRGAARWGSMSVQEIAGRPVRRWQPADHVAGRELIYFPGGAFVKPLATAHWWIIRRLMTRTRAAVTIADYPLTPEYTYEQARAFVDAVYAHVADSPGTTTLFVAGDSAGGNVALSLALRVRDERRRPIDGLILLAPWVDPTMRNPEAARLQRRDPSLRCDGLRAAGVAWAGTLPTDDPQISPIFDNLADLPPTLLFQGGRDIFLADAQLFAAKAYRAGSPVRLIVEPDGFHVYPGAYWTREAREAYDLVARFADDPAGVSSG, translated from the coding sequence GTGTCGCTGTTGATGACCCTGACCTCCGGTCTGCTGTGGCTGACGGCGGGCAAGACCCGCCGCGACTTCTCGGGCAGCACGTACCTGCAGGCCGTCGATCCGGGTCGGGCGCCGGCGCCTGTCCCGCGAGGCGCTGCGCGCTGGGGTTCGATGAGCGTGCAGGAGATCGCGGGGCGGCCCGTCCGACGTTGGCAGCCGGCCGACCACGTAGCGGGACGAGAGCTGATCTACTTCCCCGGCGGAGCGTTCGTGAAGCCGCTCGCAACGGCGCACTGGTGGATCATCCGCAGGCTCATGACGCGCACGCGCGCTGCCGTCACGATCGCCGACTATCCGCTGACCCCGGAATACACCTACGAACAGGCCCGAGCTTTCGTCGATGCGGTCTACGCGCATGTGGCCGACAGCCCCGGTACGACGACACTGTTCGTCGCCGGAGACTCCGCCGGCGGCAACGTGGCGCTCTCGCTGGCGCTTCGCGTGCGGGACGAACGCCGTCGCCCGATCGACGGCCTCATCCTGCTCGCGCCGTGGGTCGACCCGACGATGCGCAATCCCGAGGCGGCGCGTCTGCAGCGCCGCGATCCGTCGCTGCGCTGCGATGGCCTACGCGCGGCGGGTGTCGCGTGGGCGGGGACCCTGCCGACAGACGACCCGCAGATCAGCCCGATCTTCGACAACCTCGCCGACCTGCCGCCGACCCTGCTGTTCCAGGGCGGACGCGACATCTTCCTCGCCGACGCGCAGCTCTTCGCCGCGAAAGCGTACCGGGCGGGCAGCCCGGTACGGCTGATCGTCGAGCCGGACGGCTTCCACGTGTACCCGGGCGCGTACTGGACGCGCGAAGCGCGCGAGGCCTACGACCTCGTCGCGCGCTTCGCGGACGACCCGGCGGGCGTGAGCTCGGGCTAG
- a CDS encoding putative quinol monooxygenase: MPRIQLTGTLICANEEQAAIVAMHLPGHIELTRAEAGCTRFDVTPTADPLVWDVAELFATEEAFRAHQERVAASDWGTATAGIERKYSIQQLAD, translated from the coding sequence CGGAACGCTGATCTGCGCGAACGAAGAGCAGGCGGCGATCGTCGCGATGCACCTGCCGGGCCACATCGAGCTCACGCGAGCGGAGGCGGGATGCACGCGGTTCGACGTGACACCGACGGCCGACCCGCTGGTGTGGGATGTGGCCGAGCTGTTCGCCACGGAGGAGGCGTTCCGCGCGCACCAGGAGCGCGTCGCGGCGAGCGACTGGGGCACCGCGACCGCCGGGATCGAGCGGAAGTACTCGATCCAGCAGCTCGCCGACTGA